The region TCGGCCGTTTCCTGTTTTTTGTCCTCTTTTGTCCTCAGCCGAGATTTTTGAGAAGGTCCAGCATCATTCCCACGGCTATTTTTTCAGGATCCACTTCGTACCGTCCTTCCTGGATCCTTGCCCTGATTTCCTCGATCCTCTGGGCACGCTCAGGTTCCGTGACAACCGGTGTTTCGTGGATCTTCTGGAGGGTTCGGGAACTGTTCGACAATTCCACCCGATCCTGAGACCGGGAAATGGAACCTTGGGATTCCGATCGGTATTCCTGGGGTTCCGCAGTCTTGGAGAGCTCGGAGACGGGTTTCTGGACAGAGATCTTCGTAAGATAGGAATCCATCAGTGACCGCTGTGTTGGATCAAGAGCCTTCATAATCGTTACACCTTTCCTTCCAGACCGGGGGGGCTTTAAGGCCCCTTCCCGATCTTTTCCTGGAGGACGCGGGCAAAATCCACTTTC is a window of Deltaproteobacteria bacterium DNA encoding:
- the flgM gene encoding flagellar biosynthesis anti-sigma factor FlgM, with product MDSYLTKISVQKPVSELSKTAEPQEYRSESQGSISRSQDRVELSNSSRTLQKIHETPVVTEPERAQRIEEIRARIQEGRYEVDPEKIAVGMMLDLLKNLG